In Scatophagus argus isolate fScaArg1 chromosome 18, fScaArg1.pri, whole genome shotgun sequence, the DNA window GATATAACGGCGCTGTAAAAGCCTTTTTCTGAATGTAGTAATAATCAAATTGTTTAACTGATATCTCCTCTTGACTCCTTTGTTTCTGTAAATACGGCATGCTGAAGAGGAGGGACTTTATACCACCGTGCATGGTGCTACCAAAGCCAGCCAAACCAGGGGACGAGTTGGGTTGCACCATTTTTTTGAATGACATTTCTCCACCTCGGCTGTCAGTGTAGAATTTCTTCATTTAAGTTCCTCGCTTCAATATGCACCAGTTTGTAAAGGCTGGCTGAAGGATGACCGAGTGGATCTGGCCACACAGACGGCGGATGTTTGacggcaaaacaaaaaaacggtACACGACTTTCTCTGATTGGTGAATGTTTTCCTCTTGTGCAGCCAACAGTATTGTCGAGATTCTCATTGTTGAACGGGTGTGAACAAGGGCTTTGTATCCGAGAATAGTAAAAGACTGTGATGTTGGATGTAATATTTCtccgtacacacacacacacatacacaatctATTTAATGGTTTCAcagcataataataatacactAAGTTGTGTACAAAGCAACCGGGGGTTTTGAGAAAATGTGTAGCCAACGATGTGCTGTTCGCTCAGCGGGATGGACTGTCTTTCTGATGGTTACTAATCTAGAGCTAAATATCAAAACACTTAAGGGCCTGTGAGTGCGTGTGCTTTTTCGGGGTGGGGGTTGGAGATGGGAGGACGCCACAGTAACAGCATCTTGTGTAGACGTATGCGTAGTTTTCAATGTGAAATGCACTTTATTTTTTGGATGAAAATGGCACAACAAATTAAGTATCTGCAAAATGAAACGTATAAACGATAATCAACATGCACTAACTTAACTGAGATattgtaaaaggaaaaaaaaaatgtttgtgtgaacgTGGTGTCTATTTTTCCAAGGTGTTAGTTGTAATTTTTATTGCTTTGGTTTGTTCACTCAATTGAGAGATCTTGttaattttgtattaaaaacaaacacgtgCTGTGCATAAAACTCCTGCCTCGACTAATTTGTTCATCCTCGCGCAGCTTGGTACCTCCCTCCCCTTTTCACACTCTTCTGTTGCCCTGGTAATCCCGTCTCTAGCTGTTCTGTTACCATGGAAACTGAAGCCTTAATACCAGGTATGTGTCATCTCTACATGTATGACGACAGTGGAACAGTAAAGAGGCCTGGGAGCTCAGCCACAATccttcattcatcattttatttttctctgattcAAAGGTTACAGAGCTCACACTAGCATATACATGAtgtccccccaccccaccccacacacacagcagtgatcGATTGCAGATGCAGATGGCTCAATCAATTCTCATATATATGATCATTAAGACTTTTTTACATATCGTCCTCTCATCCATCATTTAACACCACATTTCAAATGCTCTTCCAGTTCACTCCCTCAGCGGCCTGCATCCAACTGCAGCTTCTCCTGAGTTCATCACTCAGTCATTGTCATGTTAAAAACCTCAGGATCTATTGCAAGTGTTtcagtaaaaacattaaaaaaaaaaaagacaagtacATCGGTTAGCTCAAGAGGAAAGTTTCTAAGTCTTCTAACACTCTCAAGCGTCAACTATACATGAAATAAGCACCTTTACAGGTTGTCTATAGTGTTATAACAGGTAGAGAAACAGCCACTGGGGTGTATTCACAATGctttgaaatatatttattattaagtaacattcagttcaaaaaaagatatttttttaaattgaatgtgaatgtttcaGAGAGTGGTCAGCATTATGGTGTATTACTAGAGTCTTTACAGTGTTTATGCATCTCGAATACACCCCCAGATTTCCAGTTTTAGACCATTCAGCTTATATCAACCTACAGCATGTGACCGTGTGTaggtgtcgtgtgtgtgtgtgttttcagcaacAAAGTGTGTGACAATCCGTGGGTGCGGTACATTGGGCATTCTTTCAATTGACTGTGAGACCAACTGGTTGTGTGTCTTATCGGGTGTTTATCTTCAGTGGTTtatcctttatttttttcaccgCATGTTAATCCGACCAATCGTTCTCCTCCAACTCGGAGTCGTCCTCCGAGTCGGAATATTCAACGGCGATGCGTCGCGACAGGATGGTGGCCACGTCGTTTCCGACTGGCTCCCTCTTagcctgctgctcctgctgctcctgcacctTCTTCAGCTGGATGCCTGCAGGAAAACACGGCATGTAAAAACTATGTCTTTAATGGACACAGTGACTCGTAAAGTGCACTTCAGAGCATCAGAAGTTGCTTTatcttttgtgttattttcttcattatagATTAATTTCTtgataaaatcacaaaaaaacaaaagctgagtgccctgccattttttttgtttaaagatgAAGCGTGTTTCTAAATTTCACGTTTACCTCTGGTTTACAATTTCAAGGCTTGAGATTTAATATGTTACTGCTACTGCATTTTTATTACAGGTTGCTTGAAAGAGGACACACCCATATATGCATTAAGATGACACATCTTCAGGGacggacacacacgcacacacacacaccatggctCTTACCCATACGTATAGCAGCCAGCAGATCACTGCGGGCATCGTTGACCACTGTGGTCTCAGCGGGCGCAGAGGAGGACATCTTGTGGGTTGTGATGTGGGAGGCACCAGCTGGAAGGGGCGGAGGTGGAGGACCAGGGGGAGGTGGAGCTGCATGGGCTCCAGATACAGGTGGTGGAGGCGGAGCATAGCCACCAATGCCAGCGATTGGCCCAGGAGGCATGGGACCTCCAGGAGGTGAGGCAAAGGCAGTTTGGGCAGAAGGGATGAGaggggctggaggaggaggaggaggaccagtGTTGGCATAGCCATCCATactaaaagaaagacaagatgTAGGAGAATTAGTATAGCTGTAGCTGTCTGTGCTCAGCTTTATTATCACTACAGTCATCAGGGTTTGATGCATAAAAACACTGAGCCACTAGGTGGCAGCATTCGCTCACAAGAGTGGAGTGTCAAGGGACAAAGGGAGCGCATGGTTTGATTAATGGTTTGAGAGATGGATAATGGACAACGTAGCCTTTGTCACTCACAGTTGTGGAGAACCAGaacattaactttaaaaaaatgcacctaaacacatcagaaaatgtAACCACTTCTGAAGCAAAAAATTAAAGATcatataatataaatatgaataagTGACAGTGAGACAAAGTTTGAAATACAACACTGAGACACTGTGTGTCCCATTGAATCTGGCGTGTAGGTTTACCTGTAGTCCATTGGTGGAAGGGACGCACCGTTCATAACCTCAGTGGGTGGAGGAGGCAGCGGGACTTGGTGGTGGTGAGAACGGCCCAGAGTCCCACCCTGATAGGCCATCACAGTCCTGCCTCGTGTATCGTGTTCAGCTCCTCCACGGGGACCGTGCCCTGCAGCCATCTGGGCAGCCAGGACGCTGGGCGGTGGGCCAGAGTAGGTGTGGGCGTGGCCGGCATGGTTCATGGAGTTGGGGTAATGGTGTTGATCGGGACCGTGACCCCTGATGAAAACAGcgggaaggagaaagaaatgaaattggAAGGTgaaaaagagagtaaaaatgtgaatgtagaAATAACACTGCACAGTTCTTCAACTTGTGAGTTTTTTGCTGGACTGCAATGCAAACATTTGATGTTTCTGAGAAGAACCAGGATAATTCAGTGACCTACCTGTTCTCTGGTGACATCGAGCCCTCAGAGGAAgcccctctgtctctgtgtatgGTGTGGCGATGGTCTGGCCTTAGCTCTTTATCCAGAGCCATCATGTTCCACTCCTGCCGACGGTTCCTCGCCTTTCGGACCTTCTTCACCTCCCTCTGTAATGTCCCATCCACACAACGCCTCTGCTCCTAACGTGGAGAGGCAAAGAGAGCATTTAGGATATTTTGTTGAAATCAAACTATTAGTGGCAACTTAAAGGGCTGTTAACGCTCTGTCATGTGTGCATCATGTACGGAATTAAAATATTAGAAACTAACTTCACAACAATATTTGGTTACTGACTCTCTACTAATTCTGAAAATACGGGTTGGAAAGATGCACAACATTGGACAGAACAGCACCAAACTGATGCTGACAgccaagaaaaatctcaaaatctgATCATGTCAAACTGTAATGGTATATTAAACAAGAGCATGATAAGTGAGATGCTCGTGGACTGAGTCGCAccttctgcttcctcttctctttcctcttatCCTCTGTGTCCTGCAGCATCTTCTCCTTCCACAGGTCAAAGAAGTAGGAGGGATCGGTGTAGAACTTAAGTGCTTCCTTGTGATCATCCCTTCAAAAAACAGACACCAAGATGCTTATACAGGCGCAAATAGAAACCAGCATGAAGTAGAGTGCACTGTCTTTGTATAGGCAGAatgacaagaaagagaaaaaggcagTTCTTTCTGgctcactgtttctctgtgggaagaagaagaagttggGTATAAAACATGTGAAGCTATGAATATTGCAAAAGTGGAGGAGGCTGTTGGAAGAACAAGGATGAAATTATTCAGCATTTCCATCACAGAGACAGCATGACTGGAAATGACAGGATGAAAGtgaaaagggagagacagaaggactggagaaagagagagagagggggaagggTGCTGTGTATTCAGTGTTAGGAGTTGGATTCCCAGTGGAGCCTGCCATGCTAAATACGTAATGCACACAAAGTACTGGAAAGCACACTGGATAAAAGCAGCTACCAAATAGCAGTAGGAATGAGGACCAAATGTGCTGTCGCGCTGTGAATGTAGGTCAGAAATGAGCCAAAATCCAATCAAGATCAGTGGATGACTTGAAATATCAAAGGTATGAAGTAGAATGCGATTTGAAATTTAAACTATTTAACAGATCTGATCCAACGTCTGTTCTGTCTGCCAGATTTTAAAACTGCATacatgatttgtttgtttcagtttcagctcagcACGAGAAATGACATGATAGTCGAGAAATGTTAAGACACTGGATGCAGCcaaatcaaaaatgtgtttcatgagGTTACTGTGATTCAGTTCAAGTTCAAACAGTTCAAGTTTGCCCTGAATGTGAAGTCCCTGCAGGTGTTCCTGAGTGTTCACAAGAACAGGACGGACGTACATTTCGGACaacctaaaaacacaaactgatcaCGCTGATTGTTTGGTGAGGGTGTAACAACACCAACCTGTAAGACGACAGGATGTTGAGCGGCGGAGGCTTGTCACTCAGATTGTACATCTCTCGGACAGGATTGGGCACGCTGCTCTTGGACACCACCTGCTGGTCCTGGGTGGTGGAACTCTTGAAGGCTTTCCTCATGTTGATGTCTTGCAGGGAAACTGAGAagataaaaagaggaagagaggacaAATGAACAACGAAATGATTGgtctggaggaagaaacaaataaacaacgGAGAATGGGTGATGACTCGCTCTGACTTTCCTCTGAGACCTCTAACATCTGACCCACCTTCTTCTACGGTGGAGTCCAGCTGTGTGACCTTGACGGCCAGCCGGTCAATGCGGTCCTGGAGGGAGTTGGCACGCAAATAGAAGGTGTTGGCCTCGTTGAACAGCTCGCCAAATATGTCCTCTGCATGTTTacctggaaaaggaaaaaaaagagagagacaaagactggaaatttgagagaaagaaggagactTGTAACCATTATCTGGAGCCAAGTAAATCCCCACAGAGACCGAAGGCCAATCAATACAATGGTAATGTGACACAACGTGAAGTCTTGAGAGTCTGTGCGGGAAATGGCATCTCACACGGCTCCATATAGCAACATTCCTCATTAATAAATTATTCTACACCGACTACAAATACATATACGTCATCCTCCCATTATTCCAGTGTTATGTTCCACGACTGAATGTTGAATGTGGGTAACTTTCACACGCCTAAACCAGTTGTTTACAAGAATAAAAGATGTATCCAGATTTATGAAACCATGGCAAACTTCCAGATTTTTACACATGAGGACTGAGAGACCTGACGAGCGAGAGGCAAGTCATTGTGAACTCAACCTCAATACATAAAGCATCGCTGGCTGCTATACTCAAAGACTAAAAGTGTCCATATGTGTGATGTAGGATACATGATGACCGCTACTTCAGTGCTGTAAATGTGCTTAAATAGTGTCTGGATATTCAATAAAAGCTGTGAATGAGGGGTTTAACACACAGTTAAAGATTTACACACAACGCATCTCAGCACTTTTTGACATTTAGTTGgatgacaaacattttgttgttctggTTCTAACCCCAGTTCACACTTGCGTTCTTTGCCCTGTGTTTTGGGGAATAATCCTGCTCTGAAACGGGGTTTAGTAAGGGCCAAAGGAGGAAGTAACCCAAATTAAAAGGTGTGAGTGAAAAACGACTGTTTGCTCAGGGTTAATGGCACTATAAACGCTATGCTGTGGAGGTCTTAGCCCAGCTAATATGCATAAAAGTCACACATGCTTTtttgtgctgaaatgaaaagacttggataaaaaaaattctcttcTCTCAATGTCAGGAGGTTAAAAAACCTACCCAGAGCAGTTTAAACACTTCTCTAACATTGTTTAATTATAGAACACTGTGTAAAAAGGTGGTATGGAAAACCCACACAACCACACGCTAAGGGCTATTTGTGTCCCTCCTGCTGACAGGATGTGCTGCAGGAAAAATATTTGGAGGAAGGAAGAATCACAGATCCGGCATGCTGAGCCCAGTCAACTCTGACCTCTCCTGAGGATTCTTATGGCCCTCTTAgacacatacatgtgcacacagaagAGCAAAGCGTATGTATTCTCCACACATGCTGCTACAGGCCTGTGTGGGCATTTATATATAGCCCCCACAGCTGCTGTTGAAAGGCCCACTCCCAACACAGGAACGTGATACAATGAGAGACGCACAGAGAATGGATATGTTCGCTGGGTCGACGAGTGGAAGGCTAACGGCAGCTGATGTTCAGAATCAATTCTCAAAATGTGAGGACGGGAGAATGGGTGCAGCTGAGGATAAATGGGTGAAGGGTGATTGTGAAATGACAACCCATAACCAACTGCTGACGAAACAAGGACATGGGAATGGAGGATAAATGCCCTTGATGCTGTAATAACTCTGTCTAATACACTTAGAGCATCACAATCAATATAAAAC includes these proteins:
- the wasf3b gene encoding wiskott-Aldrich syndrome protein family member 3b yields the protein MPLVKRNIEPRHLCRGELPEGIGSELECVMNNTLSAIIRQLSSLSKHAEDIFGELFNEANTFYLRANSLQDRIDRLAVKVTQLDSTVEEVSLQDINMRKAFKSSTTQDQQVVSKSSVPNPVREMYNLSDKPPPLNILSSYRDDHKEALKFYTDPSYFFDLWKEKMLQDTEDKRKEKRKQKEQRRCVDGTLQREVKKVRKARNRRQEWNMMALDKELRPDHRHTIHRDRGASSEGSMSPENRGHGPDQHHYPNSMNHAGHAHTYSGPPPSVLAAQMAAGHGPRGGAEHDTRGRTVMAYQGGTLGRSHHHQVPLPPPPTEVMNGASLPPMDYSMDGYANTGPPPPPPAPLIPSAQTAFASPPGGPMPPGPIAGIGGYAPPPPPVSGAHAAPPPPGPPPPPLPAGASHITTHKMSSSAPAETTVVNDARSDLLAAIRMGIQLKKVQEQQEQQAKREPVGNDVATILSRRIAVEYSDSEDDSELEENDWSD